A stretch of Carnobacterium iners DNA encodes these proteins:
- a CDS encoding class-II fumarase/aspartase family protein, whose translation MRALYDSKSKTMDDRGIKHLFSDEEKYKTWLLFESALAEAQAEAGFIPKEAAKDIKEAAKIENIDFKEMDRIYRKIGHGFVPFLKVLVKACPEESGKYVHYGITTQNIQQSSQLYMVKQVHHKYMQLIGEILGNLSKLAEDNKDAVMAGRTHGRHATPITYGYKVSVWISEFIECYERMQEVEKRIFKIMMGGAVGTFSSMPEVGPSVQKRVAELTGMYPMEVASRNISTHKIEYMMNLALMANICHKIGEEVYSTTLEEIAEISEGFSKGTVGSSTMPHKINPKLAKGIVANSQKLYSLPGIGMYSSVRPYEGDSSSYMLFDGILEEAMELATEVLLRTEELTRTMVPHRERMLHNVWRNKGLDNTENVMMELATKLGKDQSHSLMYEIAMKTANEGEDFYTNLMANDLITKEFTEEEVRNMINPSNYIGLSIEIAEKEAKRAKEISKEIENYYHSKVIQN comes from the coding sequence ATGAGAGCATTATATGATTCCAAAAGTAAGACAATGGATGATAGAGGGATTAAACATTTATTTTCTGATGAAGAGAAATATAAAACTTGGTTATTATTTGAATCAGCTTTAGCCGAAGCACAAGCTGAAGCTGGGTTTATTCCCAAAGAAGCAGCTAAAGATATTAAAGAGGCAGCTAAAATAGAAAATATCGACTTCAAAGAAATGGATCGGATTTACCGGAAGATTGGTCATGGATTTGTACCGTTTTTGAAAGTTTTAGTTAAAGCCTGTCCGGAAGAAAGTGGCAAATATGTCCACTATGGAATCACTACCCAAAATATTCAGCAAAGTTCACAATTGTATATGGTGAAACAGGTTCATCATAAGTACATGCAATTAATTGGTGAGATCCTGGGAAATCTAAGTAAACTAGCCGAGGATAATAAAGATGCTGTTATGGCAGGTCGCACTCATGGTCGTCATGCAACTCCGATTACGTATGGTTATAAAGTTTCTGTATGGATTAGCGAATTTATCGAATGTTACGAAAGAATGCAAGAAGTAGAAAAACGTATTTTTAAAATTATGATGGGTGGCGCAGTAGGTACTTTTAGTTCGATGCCAGAAGTAGGTCCATCTGTTCAGAAACGAGTTGCTGAATTGACTGGAATGTATCCGATGGAAGTTGCTTCACGAAATATTAGTACACATAAAATCGAGTATATGATGAATTTAGCTTTAATGGCTAATATTTGTCATAAAATTGGTGAAGAAGTTTATAGTACAACATTAGAAGAAATTGCTGAAATTTCTGAAGGTTTCAGTAAGGGTACAGTAGGAAGTAGTACAATGCCACATAAAATTAATCCAAAACTTGCAAAAGGGATTGTTGCAAATTCGCAAAAATTATATTCTTTACCGGGCATTGGAATGTATTCATCCGTGCGACCTTATGAAGGAGATAGCAGTAGTTATATGCTATTCGATGGTATATTAGAAGAAGCAATGGAGCTAGCAACTGAAGTCCTGCTTCGAACTGAGGAATTAACACGAACTATGGTGCCACATCGTGAACGCATGCTGCACAATGTATGGAGAAATAAAGGTCTAGACAATACTGAGAACGTGATGATGGAATTAGCAACGAAGCTGGGCAAAGATCAGTCCCACTCCTTGATGTATGAAATTGCTATGAAGACAGCAAATGAAGGTGAAGATTTCTATACAAATCTGATGGCTAATGATTTGATTACTAAAGAATTTACGGAAGAAGAAGTACGTAATATGATTAATCCAAGTAACTATATTGGCTTATCTATTGAAATTGCAGAAAAAGAGGCTAAACGTGCGAAGGAGATATCTAAAGAAATTGAAAACTACTACCATAGCAAAGTAATACAAAATTAA
- a CDS encoding MurR/RpiR family transcriptional regulator, whose translation MLKFIDNYDDLTESEKKALTYIISHIEEIPYLTINQLADLAFVSKTIIVNLSQKLEFSGFKELKYYINHQLREKASAPKNEKQSIRENRKQSIEKTFSLVSDNNLTRCAQEVLQARNIFIMARGTSKAVGHYMEHLLFSMGIHCFFIKDYNLSESFTNLVTEDDVIILISLSGNTKKIIDTARKVHMKKAKIISLTSFQSNVLSSYANLKLYSYADDIDTKHDDSISRIGFFLLVDLVVGTIKEQIINSNRK comes from the coding sequence ATGCTAAAGTTTATAGATAACTACGATGACTTAACTGAGAGTGAAAAAAAAGCACTTACTTATATTATTAGTCATATTGAAGAAATCCCCTATCTTACAATTAATCAACTAGCCGATTTAGCTTTTGTTTCTAAAACAATCATTGTTAATCTTTCTCAAAAATTAGAATTTAGTGGTTTTAAAGAATTGAAATACTATATAAATCATCAATTAAGAGAAAAAGCTTCTGCTCCTAAAAATGAAAAACAATCAATTCGTGAAAACAGAAAGCAAAGTATAGAAAAAACTTTTTCTTTAGTGTCAGATAACAATTTAACCCGATGTGCACAAGAAGTTTTGCAAGCGCGAAACATTTTTATTATGGCTAGAGGAACTAGTAAAGCTGTCGGACACTATATGGAACATTTGTTATTTTCTATGGGTATTCACTGTTTTTTTATCAAGGATTATAATTTATCGGAATCTTTCACTAATTTAGTTACAGAAGATGATGTTATAATATTAATTTCTTTATCGGGAAATACAAAAAAAATCATTGACACTGCTCGAAAAGTTCACATGAAAAAAGCGAAAATTATCAGTTTAACTTCTTTCCAATCTAATGTATTATCATCATATGCAAATCTGAAACTATACTCATATGCGGATGATATCGATACAAAACATGATGATTCAATTTCACGTATAGGTTTCTTTCTATTAGTTGATTTAGTAGTAGGGACTATTAAAGAACAGATAATAAATTCTAACAGAAAATGA
- a CDS encoding amidohydrolase family protein translates to MKQYILQNAYFPFEDKVKNIYIKNKRVEKITDQSSSLDGDYSVIDLNLRLTIPGFVDSHMHLDKALINEAVINKSGTLTEAIKIMQSYKKKMTKEEVKERAEKVIQLSLKNGTRFIRTHIDVDSDIKLSSIDALLELKEEYKDSLEIQIVAFPQEGINENPENLLFMENALKRGADLVGGIPAIEKNPAKHIKDLTALALKYDVDIDMHIDETDDPNSLTILDLAETTIANKYEGRVTACHLCSLAAQKVGELEKIASRIAEAKINVISLPSTNLYLQGRGSETNAPRGVTPVRYLHGRDIPVMIGSDNIQDPFNPFGNGNMLEEALIAAHACHMGGEKELATLFDMTTVIPGENLKFDYAIKIGEKANFIVLDSYTKASAIVKQVSIYGDFLNENFTIRNK, encoded by the coding sequence ATGAAACAATATATCCTACAAAATGCCTATTTTCCATTTGAAGATAAAGTGAAGAATATTTATATTAAAAATAAGAGAGTTGAAAAAATAACAGATCAATCTAGTTCATTGGATGGAGATTATTCAGTCATTGATTTAAATCTGAGGTTGACTATTCCAGGTTTCGTAGATAGTCACATGCATTTAGATAAAGCCTTAATTAACGAAGCAGTTATAAACAAAAGTGGAACATTAACTGAAGCAATCAAAATTATGCAATCTTATAAAAAGAAAATGACAAAAGAAGAGGTAAAAGAAAGAGCGGAAAAGGTTATACAATTATCATTAAAAAACGGTACACGATTTATCAGGACTCACATCGATGTGGATAGCGATATTAAATTAAGTTCGATTGATGCATTGCTGGAATTGAAAGAAGAGTACAAAGATAGCCTTGAAATCCAGATTGTTGCCTTTCCTCAAGAAGGAATTAATGAAAACCCAGAAAATCTTCTTTTCATGGAAAATGCCTTAAAAAGAGGAGCAGATCTTGTAGGAGGAATTCCAGCAATAGAGAAAAATCCCGCAAAGCATATAAAAGACCTAACAGCTTTAGCTTTGAAGTACGATGTAGACATCGATATGCATATCGATGAAACAGATGATCCAAATTCGTTAACTATTTTAGATTTAGCAGAAACGACGATAGCAAATAAGTATGAAGGACGCGTAACAGCTTGTCATTTATGTAGCTTAGCCGCTCAAAAAGTAGGAGAGTTGGAAAAGATTGCTAGTAGAATAGCAGAAGCAAAAATTAACGTTATTTCTCTTCCTTCAACCAATCTCTATTTACAAGGAAGAGGAAGTGAAACAAATGCTCCTAGAGGTGTAACGCCTGTTCGCTATCTTCATGGTAGAGACATACCAGTGATGATAGGTTCAGATAATATTCAAGATCCTTTTAATCCATTTGGAAATGGCAATATGCTGGAAGAAGCTTTAATAGCAGCACATGCCTGTCATATGGGTGGAGAAAAAGAATTAGCAACATTATTTGATATGACAACGGTAATCCCAGGGGAAAATTTAAAGTTTGATTACGCTATTAAAATAGGAGAAAAAGCTAATTTTATTGTTTTAGATTCCTACACTAAAGCAAGTGCTATTGTTAAACAAGTATCTATTTATGGAGATTTTTTAAATGAGAACTTTACTATTCGAAATAAATGA
- a CDS encoding YcjF family protein: MKKLFGKKSMTDKIEDLKEVEVADQVKTENLDSELKQSEKEFESFFSHVLKKLPSKTSAIVLNTYDKSKEQAEKKLNKSKNQFDAIFETFLEGVDDETRKKCHKTVHAASLTAVIIGFSPIPFSDAFLLVPVQLTMMARLHKIFGQSWSESLGKSLSKELIIVGLGRSAVGNILKFIPTVGTVAGAAINATVASTVTESLGWVTVKMLNDGEDIFEQVTSFKGQYRSLIKLLENSSKSVK; the protein is encoded by the coding sequence ATGAAAAAGTTGTTCGGAAAAAAATCTATGACTGATAAGATAGAAGATTTAAAAGAAGTAGAAGTAGCGGATCAAGTTAAAACAGAAAATTTAGATAGTGAATTGAAGCAAAGTGAAAAAGAATTTGAATCCTTCTTTTCACATGTACTAAAAAAATTGCCATCAAAAACATCAGCTATCGTACTCAATACTTATGATAAATCAAAAGAGCAAGCTGAAAAAAAACTTAATAAGAGCAAAAATCAGTTTGATGCTATTTTTGAGACATTTTTAGAAGGTGTTGATGATGAGACACGTAAAAAATGCCATAAAACGGTTCATGCTGCTTCTTTAACGGCAGTGATTATTGGTTTTTCACCCATTCCTTTTTCAGATGCTTTCTTACTAGTACCGGTTCAATTAACAATGATGGCTCGTTTGCATAAGATATTTGGCCAGTCATGGTCTGAGAGTTTGGGTAAAAGCTTATCCAAGGAATTAATAATTGTTGGTTTAGGTAGAAGTGCAGTTGGAAATATACTAAAGTTTATTCCGACGGTTGGTACTGTTGCGGGCGCTGCAATTAACGCGACTGTTGCTAGTACAGTAACAGAATCTTTAGGTTGGGTAACGGTAAAAATGTTAAATGATGGGGAAGATATTTTTGAACAAGTTACCTCGTTTAAAGGACAGTATCGCTCGTTAATTAAGCTGCTTGAAAATTCTAGTAAGTCAGTAAAATAA
- a CDS encoding ComEC/Rec2 family competence protein, whose translation MKKIRIVSLILLFALFFTGIKEVTAASYVNVHFLNVGQGDAVLVQTPNENILIDGGGKGKGPQIVSYLKKNKVTTLSAVVSTHPDADHVGGLAYVIKTVKVNKVYAPNISHTTSAYKDFLLAVKSKNMKITVAKLGVEIPTQAKDITLKFLGPVRVYGKSDLNNWSGVLHLKHNKKSFLFMGDAENAAESDLLAKKLISKVDVLKVGHHGSKYSTSAKFLEKTVPTYSVLSVGKNGYGHPTSDVLNRLKKVRSNVHRTDKSGNIVFSSNGIKITPRMVR comes from the coding sequence ATGAAAAAGATAAGAATAGTTAGTCTTATTCTTTTGTTTGCATTATTTTTTACTGGAATAAAAGAGGTTACGGCTGCTAGTTATGTTAATGTTCACTTTCTAAATGTCGGACAAGGGGATGCCGTTTTAGTTCAGACACCTAATGAAAATATCTTAATTGATGGTGGTGGGAAAGGAAAAGGTCCTCAAATTGTTAGTTATTTGAAAAAGAATAAAGTAACAACGCTTAGTGCTGTTGTCTCTACACACCCAGATGCGGACCATGTCGGAGGACTAGCTTATGTAATAAAGACTGTGAAAGTTAATAAAGTGTATGCTCCTAATATTAGTCATACTACTTCAGCCTATAAAGATTTTCTTTTAGCAGTCAAAAGTAAAAACATGAAAATTACAGTCGCTAAATTAGGAGTAGAAATACCCACGCAAGCTAAAGATATTACGCTAAAATTTCTTGGACCTGTTAGAGTGTATGGTAAATCAGATTTGAATAACTGGAGTGGAGTATTGCACCTTAAACACAATAAAAAATCATTTTTATTTATGGGAGATGCTGAAAACGCAGCTGAAAGTGATTTACTAGCTAAAAAATTGATTTCTAAAGTTGATGTGCTAAAAGTAGGACATCACGGATCTAAGTATTCTACTTCTGCAAAATTTTTAGAAAAAACAGTTCCTACTTATTCTGTTTTGTCCGTAGGTAAAAATGGCTACGGGCATCCGACATCTGATGTATTGAATCGATTGAAGAAAGTTAGGTCAAATGTTCACAGAACAGATAAGTCTGGCAATATTGTATTTAGCTCAAATGGTATAAAAATCACCCCAAGGATGGTGAGGTAA
- a CDS encoding PucR family transcriptional regulator, producing MATIVKDILKLKGFSGAKVVAGENGLINIVKKATLMEVPDIGEFLEENSLIITTLYPIINNAEAMKSIIPKSSAASAAGICIKTGRYIETIPESMLKQANELNFPIIEIHSDENLSDLASEIIKFSLDQHISALQFQREVHNQLMNMFLKGENVNAMIDSFSDLVDHPVILLDVDTNLISQSRSIDKTKLTIHLLDKKVGIDSLVVKHEDKVYTSEDFINYSIEAQANKFAYLILLDGDKKNRNLLVAVEEASLLLASVFYKNHAVAEKERNFQDSFIRDILQGTNYSQLVTIEKAKIYGWEMEFPEVIFVLKLFNKNELTKMRDYEKILHSQIIENILKRELITTNKKIKVTYIDGSLVLFVNVAFINNSKEKMKAIGNSLIRKLGDDYPIGIGISNPVLNSLSFPATYKEAKDSWFIGRKLKQACFVSHYDDNELFSVIKEVQDTKVLDKYVERKLGDILAYDQKVNMDLLKTLMALIETQFNHKEAAKKLFIHYNTLRYRINRLKELGINIDDGLEIAEIVLAHHINMWTEIDRRE from the coding sequence ATGGCTACAATAGTAAAAGATATCTTGAAGTTAAAAGGCTTTTCAGGAGCCAAAGTAGTTGCAGGTGAAAACGGATTAATAAATATCGTAAAGAAAGCAACCTTGATGGAAGTACCGGATATTGGAGAATTTTTAGAAGAAAATAGTTTGATTATTACAACGCTTTATCCAATCATTAATAATGCTGAAGCAATGAAGAGTATTATACCTAAAAGTTCGGCAGCATCAGCAGCTGGAATTTGTATAAAAACCGGCAGGTACATTGAAACAATCCCAGAAAGTATGTTAAAACAAGCGAATGAGTTAAATTTTCCTATTATTGAAATTCACAGTGATGAGAACTTATCAGATTTAGCTTCGGAGATAATTAAATTTTCTTTAGATCAACACATATCAGCTTTACAATTTCAAAGAGAAGTCCACAATCAACTGATGAACATGTTTCTAAAAGGAGAAAATGTCAATGCTATGATTGACAGCTTTTCAGACTTAGTAGATCATCCAGTGATTTTATTAGATGTTGATACAAACTTAATATCTCAATCAAGAAGTATTGATAAAACAAAATTAACAATTCATTTACTTGATAAAAAAGTAGGAATAGATTCACTAGTGGTCAAACACGAAGACAAAGTTTATACTAGTGAAGATTTTATAAACTATTCAATAGAAGCGCAAGCTAATAAATTCGCTTATTTGATTCTTTTGGATGGAGATAAAAAAAATCGAAATCTACTAGTAGCGGTTGAAGAGGCTTCTCTATTATTAGCTTCCGTTTTTTATAAAAATCATGCTGTAGCAGAAAAAGAAAGAAACTTTCAAGATTCTTTTATCAGAGATATTTTGCAAGGAACGAATTATAGTCAATTAGTTACTATTGAAAAAGCAAAAATATATGGTTGGGAAATGGAATTTCCAGAAGTTATTTTTGTATTAAAATTATTTAATAAAAATGAACTAACTAAAATGCGAGACTATGAAAAAATACTCCACAGTCAAATAATTGAGAATATATTAAAAAGAGAATTAATTACAACGAATAAAAAAATAAAAGTAACTTATATAGACGGTTCTTTGGTTTTATTTGTCAACGTTGCTTTTATTAACAACAGTAAAGAAAAAATGAAAGCAATTGGAAACTCGCTGATCAGAAAATTAGGAGACGATTATCCTATAGGGATAGGAATATCTAATCCCGTATTAAATTCTCTTTCATTCCCAGCAACTTATAAAGAAGCCAAAGATAGTTGGTTTATCGGTCGTAAATTAAAGCAGGCTTGTTTTGTAAGCCATTACGACGATAACGAGTTATTTAGCGTCATTAAAGAAGTGCAAGATACAAAAGTTTTAGATAAATATGTTGAACGTAAACTAGGAGATATTTTAGCATACGATCAAAAGGTGAACATGGACTTATTAAAAACTCTTATGGCATTAATAGAAACACAATTTAATCATAAAGAAGCAGCTAAAAAGTTGTTCATTCATTATAATACGCTACGCTATCGAATAAACCGATTGAAAGAACTAGGAATAAATATAGATGACGGGTTAGAAATAGCCGAAATTGTCCTTGCTCACCACATCAATATGTGGACAGAAATAGATAGAAGAGAATAG
- a CDS encoding DUF3006 domain-containing protein, translating to MEQGIIDRFEGELAVIEFGEHMRDIPKSKLPNNSKVGDLLIFDGDTITIDRVGTDRLRVEIEELMKELFEEE from the coding sequence ATGGAACAAGGAATCATTGATCGTTTTGAAGGTGAGCTAGCAGTCATTGAATTTGGTGAACACATGCGAGATATTCCTAAAAGTAAACTACCTAATAACAGTAAAGTTGGAGATTTATTGATTTTTGATGGAGATACTATCACCATCGATAGAGTAGGTACAGATAGGTTGAGAGTTGAAATAGAAGAGTTAATGAAAGAATTATTTGAAGAAGAATAA
- a CDS encoding NAD(P)-dependent malic enzyme — translation MDNNEESLALHEAKKGKISVESKVSIDTRKNLGLAYTPGVAEPCRKIAENPSDVYRYTSKGNLVAVITDGTAVLGLGDIGPEASMPVMEGKAILFKEFAGINAFPVCLDTKDSQKIIQTIKNISPTFGGINLEDISSPRCFEIEKRLDDLLPIPVFHDDQHGTAIVVTAGILNSLRLIGKKIGDLRVVLNGPGAAGTAIIYLLMQMGVKDIIVCDENGILADNRIIPLDPHKKNLMEKTNPRGIQGYLSEALKDADVFIGVSIGRIVSKEMIESMANDPIVFAMANPVPEIMYEDAKKAGVRIMGTGRSDSPNQINNVLVFPGIFKGALSVRASTINHEMKIAAAYAIADMVQDEELSEEYIIPDALNKAVVEKVAQYVAQAAKETGVNQI, via the coding sequence ATGGATAATAATGAAGAAAGTTTAGCTTTACATGAGGCAAAAAAAGGAAAAATATCGGTTGAAAGTAAGGTATCCATTGATACTAGAAAAAATTTGGGTTTAGCGTATACTCCAGGAGTTGCCGAACCTTGTAGAAAAATTGCTGAAAATCCTTCAGACGTTTATCGCTATACCTCTAAAGGAAATTTAGTCGCGGTTATAACTGATGGAACAGCCGTTTTGGGTTTGGGGGATATTGGTCCAGAAGCTTCTATGCCAGTAATGGAGGGAAAGGCAATTCTTTTTAAAGAGTTTGCTGGAATAAATGCTTTTCCTGTGTGTTTGGACACAAAAGATTCACAAAAAATTATTCAAACTATAAAAAATATTTCTCCTACTTTTGGCGGTATTAATTTAGAAGATATTTCTTCACCACGCTGTTTTGAAATTGAAAAAAGATTAGATGATTTATTACCTATACCAGTTTTCCACGATGATCAGCACGGGACTGCCATAGTGGTGACTGCTGGGATTTTAAATAGCTTACGTTTGATTGGTAAAAAAATTGGTGATTTAAGAGTAGTTTTAAATGGTCCTGGTGCTGCTGGTACAGCTATCATTTATTTGCTGATGCAAATGGGTGTAAAAGATATTATAGTTTGTGATGAAAACGGTATTTTGGCAGACAATAGGATTATTCCATTAGATCCACATAAAAAAAACTTGATGGAAAAAACTAATCCAAGAGGTATCCAAGGTTATCTAAGTGAAGCATTAAAAGATGCGGATGTTTTTATCGGTGTTTCAATTGGTAGGATAGTTAGCAAAGAAATGATTGAGTCCATGGCGAATGATCCAATTGTGTTTGCAATGGCAAATCCAGTTCCGGAAATTATGTATGAAGATGCGAAAAAGGCTGGTGTCAGGATTATGGGTACAGGTCGTTCTGATTCTCCTAATCAAATCAATAATGTATTGGTTTTTCCTGGGATATTTAAAGGAGCTCTTTCTGTGAGAGCTTCAACCATCAATCATGAAATGAAAATAGCAGCCGCTTATGCGATTGCAGATATGGTTCAGGACGAAGAGTTGTCTGAGGAATATATTATTCCGGATGCCTTAAATAAAGCAGTAGTAGAAAAGGTTGCTCAATATGTAGCACAGGCTGCAAAAGAAACTGGGGTGAATCAAATTTAA
- a CDS encoding class II fumarate hydratase → MNRIEKDSMGEINVPKEVFWGAQTQRSLENFHIGTEKMPLSLIEALIQVKKICAVVNENEKKLSIERSVRIQDACSLLLNDLNGYAKHFPLCLWQTGSGTQTNMNVNEVIAHLASSDNDIHPNDHVNLSQSSNDVFPTAMHIAAISQVKTRLIPEIEKWLKQLTDMERQYANVIKIGRTHMQDATPVTFGQEVSGWKGMIENSRSAIQLSSDSLLKLAIGGTAVGTGLNAPDNFGIKICQELEKSLGIPFISESNKFFALTSHQPISFVHGALRALASDLMKIANDIRWLASGPRNGLAELTLPSNEPGSSIMPGKINPTQAEALTMITTQVMGNDTTIQIAASQGNFELNVYKPVLIYNFLQTVTLLTDGMQSFREKCLKGISVNEEKMTEYVSESLMLVTAFTPYIGYEKAAEIAKKALSENQSLRESALSLGYATIEELDNWLNPKSMI, encoded by the coding sequence ATGAATAGAATAGAAAAAGATTCAATGGGAGAAATTAATGTTCCGAAAGAAGTTTTTTGGGGAGCACAAACACAACGCAGCTTGGAAAATTTTCATATAGGAACTGAAAAAATGCCCTTATCATTGATTGAAGCTTTGATTCAAGTGAAAAAAATATGTGCAGTAGTTAATGAAAATGAAAAAAAACTTTCTATCGAACGATCAGTCAGGATACAGGATGCTTGTTCTTTGTTATTAAATGATTTAAATGGTTACGCAAAGCATTTTCCTTTATGTTTATGGCAGACGGGTAGTGGCACGCAAACAAATATGAATGTGAATGAAGTAATCGCTCATTTAGCTTCATCTGATAATGACATCCACCCCAATGATCATGTGAATCTCTCTCAGAGTTCCAATGATGTATTTCCAACGGCTATGCACATTGCTGCTATAAGTCAAGTAAAAACTCGGCTTATTCCGGAAATTGAAAAGTGGTTGAAACAATTGACCGATATGGAGAGACAGTATGCGAATGTTATCAAAATAGGCCGAACCCATATGCAAGATGCTACTCCAGTAACATTTGGACAAGAAGTGAGCGGATGGAAAGGTATGATTGAAAATAGTCGAAGTGCTATCCAGCTCAGTAGTGATTCACTACTGAAACTAGCAATAGGAGGTACAGCAGTAGGAACTGGGCTTAATGCTCCAGATAATTTTGGAATAAAAATATGTCAAGAATTAGAGAAGTCATTAGGGATTCCTTTTATTAGTGAATCGAACAAATTTTTTGCTTTAACCAGTCACCAGCCAATATCTTTTGTTCATGGAGCTTTGCGTGCCTTAGCTAGTGATTTAATGAAGATTGCCAATGATATTCGTTGGTTAGCGAGTGGTCCACGTAACGGATTGGCGGAGCTGACTTTACCCAGTAATGAGCCTGGAAGTTCAATAATGCCAGGGAAAATAAATCCAACGCAAGCAGAAGCATTGACGATGATAACTACCCAAGTAATGGGGAACGATACAACTATTCAAATAGCTGCAAGCCAGGGAAACTTTGAGTTAAACGTTTATAAACCTGTACTAATCTATAATTTTCTTCAGACGGTAACACTATTAACTGATGGAATGCAGTCATTCAGGGAGAAGTGTTTGAAAGGGATTAGTGTCAATGAAGAAAAAATGACAGAATATGTAAGTGAATCTTTAATGTTAGTAACTGCTTTTACTCCATATATTGGCTATGAGAAAGCTGCAGAGATTGCTAAGAAAGCACTGTCAGAAAATCAATCCTTAAGAGAGTCGGCATTATCATTAGGTTATGCTACTATTGAAGAATTAGATAATTGGTTGAATCCAAAATCGATGATTTAA